From Streptomyces sp. CMB-StM0423, a single genomic window includes:
- a CDS encoding S8 family peptidase: MRRHIKRAGAAALAAAAATALTAGLTAAPGASASPAAGSAGGNGSAQYAKQGGTWVTLITGDRVRVDAGGKAVAIDRGPGRKGIPVRTFERDDHTYVVPLDATALVADGTLDRRLFDVTLQARPEYVRQQRAGLKLIVDYRGESPAAQNRLHAADGTDVEHRFPRLNAEAVTTAKGEAAAAWKALTRDQRGAAAAPLAAESGVKRVWLDGVRRASLDVSVPQIGAPAAWTAGYKGDGVKIAVLDTGVDETHPDLAGQVLASENFTPAPDDEDRYGHGTHVASIAAGTGAKSDGKFTGVAPKAKLLAGKVLDDDGFGDDSGILAGFEWAVAQDADIVNLSLGGGDTPGVDPLEEAVNRISADEGVLFAIAAGNEGSGSHTISSPGSADAALTVGAVGANGGLAGFSSRGPRIGDSAVKPDVTAPGVAITAAAAPGSVIDQEVGQNPPGYLTIDGTSMATPHVAGAAALLAQQHPDWTGQQLKAALSASAKPAAKRGAFGQGAGLIASDQAVGQSVVSEPASLSFGKQEWPHQDDEPVTKNITYRNLGTEDVTLSLTASTVQPGGAAAPSGMFSMGTDVITVPGGGTAELPVTVDTRRGGDVNGAYSVYVTATGDGQRVVTPGGVEREGEAYDVTLKFLGRDGQPTAESSAVLAGMEEANWDVWTDIAGESTATVRVPKGRYVVNGDVWAYEGEDITEYDWINQPRLDVTGDTTVTVDARTAKPVNVTVPDADAERAVVDLAVSVSAPDAGMEITSGVPGDADVRTAHLGPQTAPGELSQQVYVHFANAAARTEYATVYSQPDRTTMWNGLNRATPQSELAAIDLTLGTSAEDRRAELWLLPLISGIVSTTPTERDIPYAGKMYVRGGDSIDWSMEYYQLAGDDAEIGYFTPERTYAPGSTTKESFNATVVGPILASDVGVYRDGNTIDALIPIYLDNPAHYGYSAYENADTTLYRNGTKLGSVADLPIGTQFTVPSGSADYQLTTSSTRPATVAQTSTKVTATWTFSSARTDSPKRLPFSVVRYSPTLSAASSSNAGATKSVPVKVLGSAAGSNLKSLTVWASTDRGATWKELPVRDGKVTVVNPAAGKTVSFKAKAVDKQGNSVQQRIFDAYRAR, translated from the coding sequence GTGCGCAGACATATCAAGAGGGCGGGGGCCGCCGCCTTAGCGGCCGCCGCGGCGACGGCGCTCACGGCGGGCCTCACGGCCGCGCCCGGGGCGTCCGCCTCGCCGGCTGCCGGCTCCGCCGGGGGGAACGGCTCGGCGCAGTACGCGAAGCAGGGTGGCACCTGGGTCACGCTGATCACCGGTGACCGGGTACGGGTCGACGCCGGGGGCAAGGCCGTCGCGATCGACCGCGGGCCGGGCCGCAAGGGGATACCTGTACGCACCTTCGAGCGCGACGACCACACCTACGTCGTCCCGCTCGACGCCACCGCGCTCGTCGCCGACGGCACGCTGGACCGCCGCCTGTTCGACGTCACGCTCCAGGCCCGCCCCGAGTACGTACGCCAGCAGCGCGCCGGCCTGAAGCTCATCGTCGACTACCGCGGCGAGAGCCCCGCGGCGCAGAACCGGCTGCACGCCGCCGACGGCACCGACGTCGAGCACCGCTTCCCGCGGCTCAACGCCGAGGCGGTCACCACCGCCAAGGGCGAGGCCGCCGCCGCCTGGAAGGCGCTGACCCGCGACCAGCGCGGCGCCGCCGCCGCGCCGCTGGCCGCCGAGTCCGGCGTCAAGCGGGTCTGGCTGGACGGCGTACGCCGCGCCAGCCTGGACGTCAGCGTGCCGCAGATCGGCGCCCCGGCCGCCTGGACCGCCGGCTACAAGGGCGACGGCGTGAAGATCGCCGTGCTCGACACCGGCGTCGACGAGACCCACCCGGACCTCGCGGGACAGGTCCTCGCCAGCGAGAACTTCACCCCCGCCCCCGACGACGAGGACCGCTACGGCCACGGCACCCACGTCGCCTCCATCGCGGCGGGCACCGGCGCCAAGTCGGACGGCAAGTTCACCGGCGTCGCGCCGAAGGCGAAGCTGCTCGCGGGCAAGGTGCTCGACGACGACGGCTTCGGCGACGACTCCGGCATCCTCGCCGGCTTCGAGTGGGCCGTCGCCCAGGACGCCGACATCGTCAACCTCAGCCTCGGCGGCGGCGACACCCCCGGGGTCGACCCGCTGGAGGAGGCCGTCAACCGGATCTCCGCCGACGAAGGCGTGCTCTTCGCCATCGCCGCGGGCAACGAGGGCTCCGGCAGCCACACGATCTCCTCGCCCGGCTCCGCCGACGCCGCGCTCACCGTGGGCGCGGTCGGTGCGAACGGCGGGCTGGCGGGCTTCTCGTCCCGCGGCCCGCGGATCGGCGACAGCGCGGTCAAGCCCGACGTCACCGCCCCCGGCGTGGCGATCACGGCGGCCGCCGCGCCCGGCAGCGTCATCGACCAGGAGGTCGGGCAGAACCCGCCCGGGTATCTGACGATCGACGGTACGTCCATGGCGACCCCGCACGTCGCGGGCGCCGCCGCGCTGCTCGCGCAGCAGCACCCGGACTGGACGGGACAGCAGCTCAAGGCCGCGCTGTCGGCGTCCGCCAAGCCCGCCGCCAAGCGCGGCGCGTTCGGCCAGGGCGCCGGGCTCATCGCGTCGGACCAGGCGGTGGGGCAGTCGGTGGTGAGTGAGCCGGCGTCGCTGAGCTTCGGCAAGCAGGAGTGGCCGCACCAGGACGACGAGCCGGTGACGAAGAACATCACGTACCGGAACCTGGGCACCGAGGACGTCACGCTGTCGCTGACCGCGTCCACCGTGCAGCCGGGCGGCGCCGCCGCGCCCTCGGGGATGTTCAGCATGGGCACCGACGTGATCACCGTCCCGGGCGGCGGCACCGCCGAGCTGCCGGTGACCGTCGACACCCGCCGCGGCGGGGACGTCAACGGCGCGTACTCGGTGTACGTCACGGCGACAGGCGACGGCCAGCGCGTCGTCACCCCGGGCGGCGTGGAGCGCGAGGGCGAGGCGTACGACGTCACCCTCAAGTTCCTCGGCCGCGACGGGCAGCCGACCGCGGAGTCCTCCGCGGTGCTGGCGGGCATGGAGGAGGCCAACTGGGACGTCTGGACGGACATCGCGGGCGAGAGCACCGCCACCGTGCGCGTGCCCAAGGGCCGTTACGTGGTCAACGGTGACGTCTGGGCGTACGAGGGCGAGGACATCACCGAGTACGACTGGATCAACCAGCCGCGCCTGGACGTCACCGGGGACACCACCGTCACCGTGGACGCCAGGACCGCCAAGCCGGTGAACGTGACCGTCCCCGACGCGGACGCCGAGCGCGCCGTCGTCGACCTCGCGGTGAGTGTCTCCGCGCCCGACGCGGGCATGGAGATCACCAGCGGCGTGCCCGGCGACGCCGATGTGCGCACCGCGCACCTCGGCCCTCAGACCGCGCCCGGTGAGCTGTCCCAGCAGGTGTACGTGCACTTCGCGAACGCCGCGGCGCGCACCGAGTACGCCACCGTCTACAGCCAGCCCGACCGCACCACCATGTGGAACGGCCTCAACCGGGCCACACCGCAGAGTGAGCTCGCGGCGATCGACCTCACGCTCGGCACCTCGGCGGAAGACCGGCGTGCCGAACTGTGGCTGCTGCCGTTGATCAGCGGGATCGTGTCCACCACGCCCACCGAGCGGGACATCCCGTACGCGGGCAAGATGTACGTGCGCGGTGGCGACAGCATCGACTGGTCCATGGAGTACTACCAGCTCGCCGGGGACGACGCCGAGATCGGCTACTTCACACCCGAGCGCACCTACGCCCCGGGCAGCACGACCAAGGAGTCGTTCAACGCCACCGTCGTCGGCCCGATCCTCGCCAGCGACGTCGGCGTCTACCGCGACGGCAACACGATCGACGCCCTGATCCCGATCTACCTCGACAACCCCGCCCACTACGGCTACTCGGCCTACGAGAACGCCGACACCACCCTCTACCGCAACGGCACGAAGCTGGGGTCGGTGGCCGACCTCCCGATCGGCACGCAGTTCACGGTGCCGTCGGGCAGCGCCGACTACCAGCTCACCACCAGCTCCACCCGCCCGGCCACGGTGGCGCAGACGTCCACGAAGGTGACCGCCACCTGGACGTTCTCCTCCGCCAGGACCGACAGCCCGAAGAGGCTGCCGTTCTCCGTGGTGCGCTACTCGCCGACGCTGTCGGCGGCGAGCAGCTCCAACGCGGGCGCGACGAAGTCGGTGCCGGTCAAGGTGCTGGGCTCGGCGGCGGGCAGCAACCTCAAGTCGCTGACCGTGTGGGCCTCCACCGACCGGGGCGCGACCTGGAAGGAGCTGCCGGTGCGGGACGGCAAGGTGACCGTGGTCAACCCGGCCGCGGGCAAGACCGTGTCGTTCAA